Genomic segment of bacterium CG_4_10_14_0_2_um_filter_33_32:
ATAGCTTTTACGATTAGGTTTTTTGTTTTCCAGCCCTTTCTGGTAAATGGAGAAAGTATGGAGCCGAATTTCAAAGATGGTGAATATTTAATAGTAAACGAAATATCTTATAAGATAGGAAAAGCACCCCAAAGGGGAGATGTTATTGTGCTAAAATATCCAAAAGATCCTCGAGAAAATTTTATAAAAAGAATTATAGGCTTACCAGGTGAAACCGTAAAAATACATGATAAAAAAATATTTATTGCTCAAAATAATAGCTCAGAAATACCATTAGAGGAAAATTATATTCCTTATACAGAAAAAATAGAATCGGACATGAACCAAGAATGGTTACTTGGAAAAGACAATTTCTTCGTTGTTGGAGACAATAGATTACCCAACCGAAGTTCAGACTCTAGAAGCTGGGGCCTGTTACCAAGAAAAAATATAATCGGAAAAGTCTGGGTCGTTTTCTGGCCTCCGTCAGAGATGAAATTCATAACTCACGCTAAATATAATCTTTAATTTTCTTTATAATTTCTAGTATTCTTTCAAGTTCTTCTTTAGAATAAAAATCAACACTTAATCTACCGCCTTTACCTTTTCGCTGAAGAGCAACTTTAGTTTGAAATAGTTCACGCAAATCACTTGATGTTTTTTCTAAATATAGATCAAAATCGTCAATCTTCTTTTCTGCAATAGGTTTTTTATCCTCATGATAATTTTTACACCTATTTTCAACATCCCTAACAGTCAATTTACGGTTAATTATTTCGGGTAAAAAATTTATTTGATCTTCTTTGGGCATTGTAAGCATGGCTCTTGCGTGACCGTAAGTTAAAAGATTATTCATTAAAGCTTCTTTAACTTCAGAAGGTAAATTCAATAGTCGAATTGAATTTTTTACCGTAGACTCAGCTTTCCCGACCTTTTTAGCAATTTCTATATTACTTAGGCCGAAATCTTTATTTAAAACATTATATGCTTCAGCTTCCTCTAAAGGATTCAAATCTTCTCTTTGAATATTTTCAATAAGAGACATTTGTAATTTTTGAGAAGGTTCAACTTTTTTTATTATTACAGGCACCTCTAACAAGCCGATTTCTTGAGACGCTCTCAACCTTCTCTGTCCTGCAATTAATTGATAACCCCCTTCCTTTTTGTGCAAAACTACAAGGGGCTGAATAATGCCGTGCTCTTTTATGGATTGAGCTAATTCTGTAATACCTGAATTATTTATAGTTTTTCTGGGTTGATGATCATCTATCTCAATCTCGTCGACTTTGAGATAAATAACATTTTCTTTGGTTTTTAAGCCATCCTGAATTTCATCAGGAATTAAAGATTTTAATCCTCTACCTAGTATGTCTTTATTCACTTTCTATTACCTCCCTAGCTAAATTTTTATATGCTCGAGCACCTGATGAAAATAAATCATAAGAAAAAATAGATTGACCAAAACTCGGCGCTTCAGCTAAACGAATATTTCTGGGAATTATAGTCTCAAAAACCCTGCCGGGAAAATGATTTCTTACTTCCTCAATAATTCTATAGGAAATCTTTAATCTTTTATCGTGCATAGTAAGAAGAGCTCCGGCTATTTCCAATTGAGGATTTAGAGCATTTTTTACTAGAGTAACTGTCTTTAAGAGATGTCCTAACCCTTCTAAAGCATAATATTCGGTCTGAACAGGTATCAAAACCTTGTGTGCAGCTGTTAGGGCGTTAATTGTTAACAATCCTAAACTGGGAGGACAATCAATTATAATGTAATTATAATTATGGTCAATATTATCTAAAGCATCTTTTAATCTGAATTCTCTCCTGGGGAAATTGATTATTTCAATTTCTGCGCCGGCTA
This window contains:
- the lepB gene encoding signal peptidase I; translation: MEEEKPSVLKIIFSFILSIAYIIIGYVISYSHPTIAQVAKIFGIVEFVITLAYIIVKTTTWPNQIQVKVKEYFLLTLEIAYTLLIISVIAFTIRFFVFQPFLVNGESMEPNFKDGEYLIVNEISYKIGKAPQRGDVIVLKYPKDPRENFIKRIIGLPGETVKIHDKKIFIAQNNSSEIPLEENYIPYTEKIESDMNQEWLLGKDNFFVVGDNRLPNRSSDSRSWGLLPRKNIIGKVWVVFWPPSEMKFITHAKYNL
- a CDS encoding chromosome partitioning protein ParB, yielding MNKDILGRGLKSLIPDEIQDGLKTKENVIYLKVDEIEIDDHQPRKTINNSGITELAQSIKEHGIIQPLVVLHKKEGGYQLIAGQRRLRASQEIGLLEVPVIIKKVEPSQKLQMSLIENIQREDLNPLEEAEAYNVLNKDFGLSNIEIAKKVGKAESTVKNSIRLLNLPSEVKEALMNNLLTYGHARAMLTMPKEDQINFLPEIINRKLTVRDVENRCKNYHEDKKPIAEKKIDDFDLYLEKTSSDLRELFQTKVALQRKGKGGRLSVDFYSKEELERILEIIKKIKDYI
- a CDS encoding sporulation initiation inhibitor Soj, translating into MAKILAVVNQKGGVGKTTTSINLSAFLAKEGKQTLLIDVDPQANATSGLGVSRESIKATVYDIIAKQTHPVSAITLTSIRGLHTIPSTEDLAGAEIEIINFPRREFRLKDALDNIDHNYNYIIIDCPPSLGLLTINALTAAHKVLIPVQTEYYALEGLGHLLKTVTLVKNALNPQLEIAGALLTMHDKRLKISYRIIEEVRNHFPGRVFETIIPRNIRLAEAPSFGQSIFSYDLFSSGARAYKNLAREVIESE